Below is a window of Chryseobacterium arthrosphaerae DNA.
CGCTTCCTCGAGTGATTTTTGGTTGGTTACGAACACTACAACCTAATGTCAGTGATTCATTATTGAAATGTAAATCATAAGTGAAAACATCTTCCTTTTCCTGTCTTTCATTTAATGGTGTGTTACCACTGTAATCGATAAACACTTTTTCATCAGTATTAGAAACTATACAGATATTCCATTCTTTAATGGTATTATCTTTAGATTGAGCTTTAATATAATCGCTTAAGGTTGCATTTTTAATGCTCGGCTGTTCAATTTTGAAAGCATCAATAAAATCACAAACTGATTCAATTTCAATTTTAGGATAATATAAATATCTAATTTTTCCTCGCGTCTCCTTTCTGTTTTGAGCTTCAGGAAATCCAATTACTGAAATTAAATTATTAAGTGTTTTAAAGTTACTTTCAATTGCAGACTTAGTTTTCAATAATTGGTAGGTCTGCGGATTCGTTCCGGAAAAAGAAATTTCAATTTTTTTCGAGAAATGTAGTTTTGCCAAACTTGTAATTGTCATTAAACCGTGATGATTTCTAACTTTTAACCTGAAATCTTTCGGACGTTGATGAGAAGCAGTCATTTCATCAAAATCGTTCCGCATTTCTTCAGTCGCCATTGTGATGTGGTTAAACCATTCAAAAATCTGTTCTGTAGTGTATAATCTGCACAAATCAACATAACCCGGTCGATAGCCAAACCAGCGTCCCATCTGCATCAGGGAATCATACATTTTTGTTGTTCGCAAATAATAACTAACGGATAGACCTTCCAGTGTAATTCCCCGTGACAGTCTGCTTCCTCCAACAGCTATTACAGACAAACCGTTTTCGTATCTATTATAATCAATTTCTTCAATATTGTGATATTCTAAATTTGCTGTAGAACGAGTTCCGTGAACAGAGCGAACATCAATTTTAGAAACTGCTTTTTTTAATTCCCCTTTTACTTCTTCCCAAGAATGCTGCCTAATTCTGATGTCTTTGTAATCCAAATTTCCTAACACATTTTCAGTAGTTGGAACAAAATCTGTTTCATATAATCCCTTTAATTCCTGTAAAATCTTGGTATCATCACTTCTAATAGCATTGGCGTATTCTTTCGTCTTTTCGTTTACTAAATAAGCTACCCTATCAATCCATTTTACCAGCAACGCAACGTGAACAAGCATTGAATTATGTTTATTTTCCTGTCCTCGTAATCTTCGTATTGCACATGTAAGAATGAAAGACTTTATTGCTCTTTCTAAACTTTTAGGAAGATATTCCGGTAATTCCTCCTTATTATTTTTATTAATAGTCTTGAAAAAAGGAGGATCATAGTCGTCAATTGCTCTGAAAATATCCAATGGTTCATTATCATCTCCACTTGGATTTTCAAAGCCAAATATTTTTGCAGCACCAATGTAATTATTAGGAGCTTTTATGTTGATAATAAAATCTCTTGGAAATAAATCTTCGCCGATTTTATATTCCTTGTTTTTCACAATTGTCGTTGCATTTTCATCGTGTTCTTGTGAAATAAACAAGTTTGCATACGGTGTTGCTGTATAACCGATGAAAGTATTCTGATTGAATAAGTTAAGTAAAGTTCTTATTAATCTATTGATGGTTTTGATGTCTTCAATACTTTTGCTTGCATTTACAGAAGCCGCATCGGCTTCGTCATCAATTACCAAAACAGGAACATCAAACAGCTTTGGAGTACCGTCAACAATCTTTGCATTAACGTCTTTTGAAAACCAATCGATAAGGTTTTCGAGAATGCTTTTATTTTTTTTTATAACAAAAACAACCGGATTTTTTCCTATTGGAATATTTAATCTATTCGCAACCGATTGACTAAAATCACCTTCATCCCCACTTTTGTAATAGGATGAAGTCAAAGAATAAATATCAGTATTTACTTTATATTTTCCAACGCCTATTATTTTATTTTCATTTTCTCTGATGAAAGCAGAACTATTTCTACCAATATAGCCAGAATCAATTCTTTCCTGGGTTTGTCTTCTTAATGAACTAATTGTTCCTGCAATTACAATAATTACTTTGTAGCCTGCGTCGGTAGCTTTATTAATCAAACCTACATAGTTAGAAGTCTTCCCCGATTGAACGTGACCAACAACCATTCCTCTTCTGTCAAATGATTTTGTTTCTTTTGGATTTACACATTTATCAAGGATTTTATCTGTAAAATCGTCCAAATCGTTAACTGGAAAAGCAGGGTCGTTCTTCTGCATATCCAACTTGTATCTATTCCATAATTCAAAGTCGATATTTACCTTTTCATCGTTAAGCCAAGGCGTAACATTCTCATCATAAAGTTCTGTAATTGTCCCACTTCCTATGCTAAAATCGGCATGGAGTAATTCAAATAATAATTCCTTGTCTACACTTTGAAACTCTATTGCAGACGAAATTTTATCGTTTATAATTTTTAAAATTGTATTATCATCAATTGTATCACGAGGAACTAAATTTAGATAGGCGTGACAAATAAGTTTTGCTGTTTGGTTTACATCGTTCATTTCAAATAGTCATTAATTAATGGAAATAAATTAAAAGGTGTTGAAGACATAATTTGTTGTTTTGCCAAAGATTCCGGAATACCTTGCTGAATGTAAATTTTATACAATTCAACAGCTAAATTCAGTAAATCATCACTTGGAGTTTCAGAATGTTTTTCTAATTCATGAAAGCTTGGGTCTTCGTTTTGGTTGTTTAGAATAAGCTCCACAGGAACATTTTCTTCGAGAAGCTGCAATGCCTTTGATATCAATTTATTTTTGTCAGCTAACAAAGAATTAATTATCGGGTGTTTTCTGTTGATCTTATATTTTTTGATTCCTTCACGAGTAATTTCATCTTTCCACAAAGGTTCAAAATTTGAATTCGAAATTTGAGAGATAGATTTTTGCCCCCGCCAATTATAGATCTTAGCGGATTTCATAATTGCTATTTTCGCAATCCTCGAAAGCTCCCGACGAATTCCTATTGGTGGTGCTGCTGTAGATTTTTTAATATCAAGATTCCAATTAAAATCATTTGAATTTGAAAAATTGACTGATATTCTTGCTAATTTGGCGTAGTCCCTTTTCTTTTCCAATCCCAACCAATCTCCTGAAACAAGCAATCTATCTCCACGGTAAACATAAAAGCCCTGTTGTTGAAGCCAACCAAGAGAACCTCCCGTTTTGTCGTAATCTTCTTTTCCAATTTCAGACATATGAGGCAAAACAAAATAGGTAACCTCTACATCTCCAAATTTTTCCGGTAATCCCATTTCTGGTTTTGGGTCAAGGTTTAGTAAAAAAGGATTATATGATTCGATTTCTTCATTTTGAAAAAATATTCTTATTCTTCTACTTTCGATAAATTTATGAAAAACCAAACCGAGATGCTCACGTACATTTTCCATTTCCTGGTAAAATGCATTTTTTACACTCTCGTTGTTGCTTTCAGCTTTACCTACTATTCTGTCTAATTTCTCCCATAAAACCAGCGTTCCACATTTTTGCTCATTTATTTCATTAAGGAAACTTGAATCAGAAATATAATCTAATAATTGCCACTCTTCTTCATCATTAATAAAATCAATATCCCAACATCTTTTTATTGTTGAAAAATTTACCCGTTTAGAAACACAAGTCAATCTTTTACATTGAGAAAACGAAGCAGTTTTCAATCCCATTCCAAAACGACCTAAATCTTTTTCAGACCGTTCATCATCGGGATCTTTGCTTCCTGGAGTCATTGCTAAAACCAATTCGTCCTTATTCATTCCATCTCCATTATCTCTAATGGAAATAAAAGAGTGTTGGCCTTCCCATTTATAATGTATAGAGATTTCATTGGCATTTGCAGAAATACTATTATCTATGATATCCGCAATCGCAGTCGATAGATTATACCCAAAGCTTCGGTAAGAATTAATCGTTGATTTGGGATTTGGTTTGGCTATTTCGGCTCTAAATTCGTGCATTTAATTATGAGTATCAGTCTTATTAGTTTTTTGTTTGTAAATTAATAACCAATTATTAATATACCTTATAATGGAAGAGTCAATCTTCCTGATGCATATAATGTTTCAAAAAAAATCATTACAGTTTGAAAATCTTGATTTTTTGCATAACTTTTTCTAACTGCTATTACCAAATAATCCACTTCATGCATCATACAAACCTGAAATAGATCCTTTAAAAATTGATAATTCGTCACCGCTCTGCCTGCTTCAACTTCTACTACCGTCTTAAATTCTTCATTGTAAGCATCAGCATCAAAATATTTTTCAAGTCTACCGTTCATACCGAATAAAACTGGAACCTTAATTTTATCATTAGCCCTTTTAGACAATTCAACTTTATAATTCAATTTCAAGAGGCTTGAAGTTATCTTTTGCAAAACCTCATTACTATGTAAAAAATGTATCTCTGAAGATATTGATTCCTCATTAAAATTGAAAATATCCACAATGTCTTTTAAATGTGACGGTATTCCTTTTCTCTTGGGATAATATTGCCAATTTATCATCTTATCATCTCCCTTATCGTGGTGGCAATTCCCTGCGCCATTAGTACCGGTACAGCATTTCCGATTTGCTTAAATGCTGCTGTTCTACTTGACTCAAAGAAATAGTCATCGGGAAAGGATTGAATTCTTGCAGCCTCTCTTACCGTTATAGAACGGTTCTGATTAATATCCGGGTGTATATAATAATGCCCATCTGCAGATATATGGGCAACAACGGTATGAGAGACTCCTTTATGATTTACAACCTGAAAACGGTTGGTAAATGCTTTAGTATTATTATGTTTTATCAGTCGTGGAGGAAGCTCAGCATAATTTAGTCGCTTACCTTCATTTACCCATTTATCAACAGCAATTCTATAGATTTCAAGATCATTTTCATTATTGAGTCTTGAAATATGCTGTGTAGTAAATGAAATACCATTTCTAATACCAGAAGCCTTTAAATAATCATTTGTATCTTGAATATATGGAGATACTCCCCATTCGCCCTGTCCGCTTTTAATTTTTGGCAGATCAGAAAACAGATGTTTTGCTATTTCAAATCGTGTTTCAACCTTATAAAACCTTGGATATTCTATTTCTAAATTATTTTTCCAACCGATAATAATTACCCTTTTTCTGTCTTGCAACACACCAAAATCCTGTGCATTCAATACTTTTTTATCAAGTTCGTAACCGGCTTCTCTCACTGCATCAAAAATTAACTGAAGGTAGCGACCATTATTAGCAGAGAGTATACCTGGAACATTTTCGAAGACAAACATTTTCGGTTGATACTTTTTCAAAAATTCAACATAATGTTTGTAAAGGTGATTTCGTGGATCATCTGTCATGTCTTTCCTCACTCTTCCGGCTACAGAATATGCCTGACATGGAGGCCCACCAATTACTAAGTCAATTGAATCATTACCTAACTCTTCGTCAATTTGATCAAATATTGTCGGTAAGGTTTTTTCTGAAATTTCTGTATTGATTACCGATTTTATAAGATGATTAGGAATTCTCTCCCAAAGTTCTTTTCTTGTTATAGTTCCTTCTAGATAATCATAATATTCATTTATTCGCCCCTCTTCTCTCAACCAGTGAAAAGCAGTTCGAGTTCTTAAAGTATCACATGCATCTTTATTCATTTCAACGTGAGCAACAGGAGTAAATCCTGCTCTCACAAAACCTTCTGAGAGACCACCTGCACCTGCGAATAAATCTATAAATTTTAGTTTTGACATTTTATTTAACTTAAAACAATTACTTTTAATTGTTTAACTAATTATTTTTTTACAATCTACAAAATTACGGTGTTTCTGTAAAATAAAATACCGTAAAATTACCTATAATCCCTATCAAACACATTTTTTGTAAATTTACTTCTGTTCTACCGTTTGTAAATACGGGAACCCGTAAATATGCAATTATGAGTGATAAACATACTCCTGAGCAGAGAAGATTTAATATGCAGCAGATAAAAGGAACAAATACAAAACCTGAAATACTGTTAAGGAGACTTCTTTTTTCTAAAGGTTTCAGATATAGGATAAATAATAAGAATTTACCGGGGAAACCTGATATTGTATTAAAAAAATACAAAACGGTAATTTTTGTAAATGGCTGTTTTTGGCACGGTCACGAAAATTGTAGATATTATGTTATTCCGAAAACCAGAACCGAATTCTGGACTGATAAGATTAACGGTAACAAGAAAAGAGACAAGAAAAATACTGAATTACTAATTCAAATGGGATGGAAAGTTATAACAGTATGGGAATGTGAATTAAAAAAAGATAAAGTAGATCAAACAATAGAAAAATTGATAAATGAGCTCCACGATAATCTTTTAGCCTAACCATTGCAAATTCATTTTTTTGCCGAATATTAGCCTGAAATAGGGCATTCATGAGTATAAAATTTTATTTAAGAAAAAAAACCGGAGAAACAAAAATCAGTTTCAGATACTGTAGGGGCAGAAAAGATGATACTGTCCTTACAACGCCATTCTCAATCCTGGCGGAACATTGGGATTCAGAAAATGAATGTTACCGAGAAAGTCTGCGAAAACGGAACCCCAAAAATGAAATTGATAAATTGCTTAACAAAAATATAGATTCCATAAATCTAAAATTAAGTGAATTTAAAGTCTCTTTGAACGGTTTTATTTTAGATAATAATTACCGAATTGACAGTGATAAGATTAAGGGTTTTATTGCAAAAAATTACGGTAATCCACCTACAAAAGCATTAAAACCTGTACAGTCTCCAATACTACTTTAAATTCTTCCACTCAACAATGTCAACAAATAGGGAGTATCGAAACATATCCTTATTCTTATAATGCTACAACACATATTTTAGATATTGATGGAGAACGTTATTACATTAAACATAGTGATTCCAAGGAATTAATTCTTCAGGATTATGAATATTACGATCAAAATGGTGACGGAACAAAGGAGAAAAGATTAGATTACTATAAAAAATAAACCACCAAAAACTGAAATCCATCATGAATTATTTAAACTACCTTGAGAATCTTGATTTCGAATCAATGATTACAACTTCATTTCTATTGCCTTTCTTCGCTATAATGGTGGTTATTAAAATTCTTTCAGCAATAATTTTTTCTTTCGTCCCGGATGATTATGATGATAATCCCTATCAAGTTACCGTTTTTTCGAATATACTATTGTACTTTATTTTCTCTTTCTTTATTCTAACAGTATATGATTATAATGATAGGAAAAGTATATTAGATTTCCGGTATTCTCAAAATGTATTTGAGGAAAATTCTGAAGAATTCGTAGTGAAAGAAAGTACTAAATTAGAAAATGATCAAAATATTAATACTAAAGATTTAAATTCTATTGCAAGTAAAACATTTTCTTGGGATGATATAGCAATTACACCCGAAGCTGAAAGACTAATAGATAATGCGAACCTAACCGAGAAATATGTAGGATTATCATCTGAGGATATTATCAAACTAAAGAAAATAATGAGTGATCCGAATCCTGATCCATTATCTAAGGCTGAAAACAAGATTGATGTTGGAGTCACTGAATGTAAATGGTGTGGAAAAAAAATTGATATCAAAGCGATGATCTATACCTCAAAGGATTTGTTAGGAGTAATTGTAAAACCTAAGTCTGAAGACCCTTTTGAGATGATTGCTTCTGTAATGACGGTCTTAACAGTAAGTCCCAAAGCCTGCATTGAAAGTTATGAACTCCAAGATGCTAATAAACATAAATATCAACTTATTGTAACCGATGAAAAAGAATTCTGTTCGTTAAAATGTGAAAAAGAATTCAAAAATAACAGAGGATATTAAATAGAAAATAAACTTATGAAAACATTATCAATTATTGGAATTTTAATCAGTATTTTAGGAATCATATTGTGTTTAGGAATTATTGATAATTATGTCGAATACGGTAGTAAACTTATTGAATATTTAAATTTAAACCATAAAGAAATTAAACACGAAGTTTTATCAATAACTTCTGTATTAGATACCGGTAGAATCATCTGTTTTATGCTAATGGGACTTTTTGTATTCCACCTATTTATATGTATTCAAGTTTATCGTTCTAAAACCTTATAAGATTTCCATTCCTAAAATATTTAATAAAAAAAAACCTGAAATAATTTTCAGGTTTTTTTTTGTCAAAATTTATTCCTTGGCAAATGTTCTTAATGTTAAGAAATGATATTAAGAGACTGAACGATAAAATCTTTGATTAAATATTATATCATATAGAAAAATCCGTAAATTAGTAGCAAACTGCTAATTATCCATGAAAAAATTAAATTTAAATATCCAACATATCAACAAATTTATTGTTTCGATATGATTTCTTACATTTCTCAGAAAAACGGGATTAACAATTTCTGCATTTGTGAGGATAGTCTTACAGCAAGCATATTTGATTTAATTAAATATCTGCCCTCAGAGTACATCACAGACATTATAAAAAACAGTCTTCTTCATGACAAAATCCCCACTGATTGTGGAATACTCCTAAGTCTCTCTTTTTGGGATAAATGGAATCCAAGAAATACCATAAATGAAAAATATGTAGAACCTGACATTTTTTTACGATTTGAAAACATTGATATTATTATTGAGGCAAAGAGATTTGATTATTTCCAACAGTTTGATGATCAGATAAAAAAAGAAATTACAGCATATTTTAACGAATATGGTTTTGAAAACAAGGATTTATATTTTATTCAATTAGGAGGTATTTATAATCATGATGATGATAATGATTTAACAGATGAATTTTATACAAATAAATCTGTTAAAGTTTGTAAAACAACTTGGACTAATTTATTAAATACTATTGTAAATTTTAAAGAATATATATTATCTAAAAATAACCAAAATGAACAAAATATTATTAGAATTCTTGATGATATTATCAAAGCTTTTGAAATACATCAATTTTATAAAATCAATTGGTTAAATAATTTAAAGGAAATCTTAATAGACCAAGCCAGCTTTAATCATTTAAGTTATTGCGAACCAAAAATAACAAATTGGTTGTCCGGATTATCAAATTACAAAATTAACACTAATAAAATAATACTTTTTCCTTATGCATAACTTAAATGAGAATTTAACAGAAGTTAGAAAAGCCTACCGATTAATTTATGATTATCAGAAAAGAATTCTGGATCTCATTAATTTTATCAGAAGTAAATACGACTTTATATATTTAGGTGGTTTTTCAAAGTTTAGCAATGTTTCACCAAGGAATGGTTCAGGCAATTTGACATTTTGGTCATGGGACTGGTTAAATCTATATTTCTATGAATTTCATTTTCATAAAAAGATCATAAATAAAGATGAAATAAGATTTTCTATTTTTTTAATTTCTGATTCTGGATATTTCGATAAAAAGAAAGATAATAGCATACAAAAGACTAATCCTGATTTATTTTTGGAACCGGAGGCTTCTAAAAGCAAATTAATATTTGTAATAGGAAAAAATACTTGGGAATTATTTAATACAGATAATTGGAATAATACGGATTTTACAACTGGAACTTACGGCCACAAAGAGGATGAAAAAGGAATAATGCTATTTAAAAGTTATGACTTAGATAAATTTATAGATGAAAATACAGCAAAACAAACACTTATTGATTTTCAATCATACTGCATAAATTATGATATTAATCTACCAATAATAGAGCGAAAAATTATATAACAGGAAACATTGTATATCAACCGCCGTGTTTAATTC
It encodes the following:
- a CDS encoding Z1 domain-containing protein — its product is MNDVNQTAKLICHAYLNLVPRDTIDDNTILKIINDKISSAIEFQSVDKELLFELLHADFSIGSGTITELYDENVTPWLNDEKVNIDFELWNRYKLDMQKNDPAFPVNDLDDFTDKILDKCVNPKETKSFDRRGMVVGHVQSGKTSNYVGLINKATDAGYKVIIVIAGTISSLRRQTQERIDSGYIGRNSSAFIRENENKIIGVGKYKVNTDIYSLTSSYYKSGDEGDFSQSVANRLNIPIGKNPVVFVIKKNKSILENLIDWFSKDVNAKIVDGTPKLFDVPVLVIDDEADAASVNASKSIEDIKTINRLIRTLLNLFNQNTFIGYTATPYANLFISQEHDENATTIVKNKEYKIGEDLFPRDFIINIKAPNNYIGAAKIFGFENPSGDDNEPLDIFRAIDDYDPPFFKTINKNNKEELPEYLPKSLERAIKSFILTCAIRRLRGQENKHNSMLVHVALLVKWIDRVAYLVNEKTKEYANAIRSDDTKILQELKGLYETDFVPTTENVLGNLDYKDIRIRQHSWEEVKGELKKAVSKIDVRSVHGTRSTANLEYHNIEEIDYNRYENGLSVIAVGGSRLSRGITLEGLSVSYYLRTTKMYDSLMQMGRWFGYRPGYVDLCRLYTTEQIFEWFNHITMATEEMRNDFDEMTASHQRPKDFRLKVRNHHGLMTITSLAKLHFSKKIEISFSGTNPQTYQLLKTKSAIESNFKTLNNLISVIGFPEAQNRKETRGKIRYLYYPKIEIESVCDFIDAFKIEQPSIKNATLSDYIKAQSKDNTIKEWNICIVSNTDEKVFIDYSGNTPLNERQEKEDVFTYDLHFNNESLTLGCSVRNQPKITRGSDFYLIAKNQIDDLKDRQVDLTVNGFTTNKEIKEQRAAEKKGLLLIYALDERGTPNVNNGIPIIGYSLHFPKIENEVKTSYTTTIFDGFDEDPQEEDDFPNEDIE
- a CDS encoding ATP-binding protein, producing MHEFRAEIAKPNPKSTINSYRSFGYNLSTAIADIIDNSISANANEISIHYKWEGQHSFISIRDNGDGMNKDELVLAMTPGSKDPDDERSEKDLGRFGMGLKTASFSQCKRLTCVSKRVNFSTIKRCWDIDFINDEEEWQLLDYISDSSFLNEINEQKCGTLVLWEKLDRIVGKAESNNESVKNAFYQEMENVREHLGLVFHKFIESRRIRIFFQNEEIESYNPFLLNLDPKPEMGLPEKFGDVEVTYFVLPHMSEIGKEDYDKTGGSLGWLQQQGFYVYRGDRLLVSGDWLGLEKKRDYAKLARISVNFSNSNDFNWNLDIKKSTAAPPIGIRRELSRIAKIAIMKSAKIYNWRGQKSISQISNSNFEPLWKDEITREGIKKYKINRKHPIINSLLADKNKLISKALQLLEENVPVELILNNQNEDPSFHELEKHSETPSDDLLNLAVELYKIYIQQGIPESLAKQQIMSSTPFNLFPLINDYLK
- a CDS encoding DNA cytosine methyltransferase, with product MSKLKFIDLFAGAGGLSEGFVRAGFTPVAHVEMNKDACDTLRTRTAFHWLREEGRINEYYDYLEGTITRKELWERIPNHLIKSVINTEISEKTLPTIFDQIDEELGNDSIDLVIGGPPCQAYSVAGRVRKDMTDDPRNHLYKHYVEFLKKYQPKMFVFENVPGILSANNGRYLQLIFDAVREAGYELDKKVLNAQDFGVLQDRKRVIIIGWKNNLEIEYPRFYKVETRFEIAKHLFSDLPKIKSGQGEWGVSPYIQDTNDYLKASGIRNGISFTTQHISRLNNENDLEIYRIAVDKWVNEGKRLNYAELPPRLIKHNNTKAFTNRFQVVNHKGVSHTVVAHISADGHYYIHPDINQNRSITVREAARIQSFPDDYFFESSRTAAFKQIGNAVPVLMAQGIATTIREMIR
- a CDS encoding very short patch repair endonuclease; amino-acid sequence: MSDKHTPEQRRFNMQQIKGTNTKPEILLRRLLFSKGFRYRINNKNLPGKPDIVLKKYKTVIFVNGCFWHGHENCRYYVIPKTRTEFWTDKINGNKKRDKKNTELLIQMGWKVITVWECELKKDKVDQTIEKLINELHDNLLA